The nucleotide window TTTTCACCATCACCAACCTTTACCTGGCACGTAAGGGTGCCAAACACCGGAAACGATCAGTTAAACCTGAGGAATATGAGGATGCTAATGGTGCCATGGCCATTGCCGCTGGTTCGGTTATTGATGGAATCCCGGAATCAATTGCCATTGGTCTGACCATGATCGGTGGGGGAGCAGTGAGCACGGCCACTGTGGTTGCCATATTTTTATCCAACATACCAGAAGGCCTTTCCAGTTCGGCAGGGATGAAAAGGGATGGTTGGTCTCCCCGAAAAGTATTCTCCCTGTGGCTGGTAATTACCATTATCACGGCCATATCTTCCCTTTTGGGTTATTCTGTATTCAGTCAGCTACCCGTAGAAGTGATGGCGGTTACCCTGGCCATAGCTGCCGGGGGTATACTGGCCATGGTGGTGGATACCATGATACCCGAGGCTTTTTCCCAGACCCACAACCTGGCGGGGATGGTGACGGTGATTGGTTTTGCCATTTCCTTTATCCTCTCAAAATTATGATACAACCTTTAAAAGGAGATAAATTTCTTAATACAGTAATATAAATCTCCTTTTAATATTATAACATATTTATCACATGTAAATTGAAAAATAAAAATTAAACTCGAGAATTGTTGTATTGATATAAAATATTGGAAATGA belongs to Methanobacterium formicicum and includes:
- a CDS encoding ZIP family metal transporter produces the protein MFSSLIMAGIWGFVAGSALLLGAVFGYYFQLPKRLIATTMAFGAGVLMSAVSFELLDEAYTLGGAPHLVAGFIIGALIFTITNLYLARKGAKHRKRSVKPEEYEDANGAMAIAAGSVIDGIPESIAIGLTMIGGGAVSTATVVAIFLSNIPEGLSSSAGMKRDGWSPRKVFSLWLVITIITAISSLLGYSVFSQLPVEVMAVTLAIAAGGILAMVVDTMIPEAFSQTHNLAGMVTVIGFAISFILSKL